In Desulfobacteraceae bacterium, the following are encoded in one genomic region:
- the metG gene encoding methionine--tRNA ligase translates to MDRPFYVTTPIYYVNARPHLGHAYTTIVADVACRFNAMRGRETFFLTGTDEHGDKIVRAARNENLSPRAYVDQISELFKALWPELNIGFNRFIRTTEPGHMAVVEQILQKIYDAGDIYFAEYEGLYCFGCERFYTERELVDGKCPDHDAAPEVIKEANYFFRMGKYQQWLIDHIQRHPDFIRPERYRNEVLAFLREPLEDLCISRPKARLKWGINLPFDDGYVTYVWFDALINYVSALGYPEGELFKKFWPVVQHVVAKDILKPHGIYWPIMLKAAGIDVYQHLNVHGYWNIDQSKMSKSLGNVVEPLELKNVYGLDAFRYFLMREMVFGLDANFSEDALVQRINSDLANDLGNLFSRVVTMVHKYFKGVVPEVDHEAEKELQPGIAAEASRVIAEYESEMENFVFHKALTAVWEFINQLNKYIDVTAPWVLAKKKATHKQLAAVLYNLLEGLRVISGLIYPVMPDTARTMQRHLGLDPDAPFYRLETLLQWRYLPAGTQLPKAVGLFPRIERKKDDAPGDDAAGEAAAGAPLKPEITIEEFAKVDLRVGTVLRVAPVPKAKKLLQLEIDLGEKRTVVAGMAASYTPEELVGKQVVVVANLKPVKLMGVLSRGMLLAAVDDVRGAVLTVDRPMKPGSGVR, encoded by the coding sequence ATGGACAGGCCCTTTTACGTCACAACGCCGATCTACTACGTGAACGCCAGGCCGCACCTGGGGCATGCCTATACCACCATCGTGGCCGACGTGGCCTGTCGTTTCAACGCCATGCGGGGCAGGGAGACCTTTTTTCTGACCGGCACCGACGAGCACGGCGATAAAATCGTGCGCGCCGCCCGCAACGAAAACCTCAGCCCGCGGGCCTACGTGGACCAGATCAGCGAGCTCTTCAAGGCGCTCTGGCCGGAGCTCAACATCGGTTTCAACCGCTTTATCCGCACCACCGAACCCGGTCATATGGCGGTGGTGGAGCAGATCCTGCAGAAGATCTACGATGCCGGCGACATCTACTTCGCCGAGTACGAGGGCCTCTACTGCTTTGGCTGCGAGCGCTTCTACACCGAGCGCGAGCTGGTGGACGGCAAATGCCCGGACCACGACGCGGCCCCCGAGGTGATCAAGGAGGCCAACTATTTTTTCCGCATGGGCAAGTACCAGCAGTGGCTGATCGATCACATCCAGCGGCACCCGGATTTCATCCGGCCGGAGCGCTACCGCAACGAAGTGCTCGCCTTTCTGCGCGAGCCGCTGGAAGACCTCTGCATCTCACGGCCCAAGGCGCGGCTCAAATGGGGCATCAACCTGCCCTTTGACGACGGCTACGTCACCTACGTCTGGTTCGATGCCCTGATCAACTACGTCTCGGCGCTGGGCTACCCGGAGGGCGAGCTGTTCAAGAAATTCTGGCCGGTGGTCCAGCACGTCGTCGCCAAGGACATCCTCAAGCCCCACGGCATCTACTGGCCGATCATGCTCAAGGCCGCCGGCATCGACGTCTACCAGCACCTCAACGTGCACGGCTACTGGAACATCGACCAGAGCAAGATGTCCAAGAGCCTCGGCAACGTGGTCGAGCCCCTGGAGCTCAAGAATGTCTACGGGCTGGACGCCTTCCGCTATTTTCTGATGCGCGAGATGGTGTTCGGTTTGGATGCCAATTTTTCCGAGGACGCCCTGGTGCAGCGGATCAACTCCGATCTGGCCAACGACCTGGGAAACCTCTTCTCGCGCGTGGTCACGATGGTGCACAAATATTTCAAGGGCGTGGTCCCGGAAGTCGATCATGAAGCTGAAAAGGAGCTTCAGCCGGGGATCGCCGCCGAGGCCTCGCGGGTCATCGCGGAGTATGAAAGCGAGATGGAGAATTTCGTTTTCCACAAGGCGCTGACCGCCGTCTGGGAGTTTATCAACCAGCTCAATAAGTACATCGATGTCACCGCCCCGTGGGTGCTGGCCAAAAAAAAGGCGACCCACAAGCAGCTGGCCGCCGTGCTCTACAACCTTCTGGAGGGGCTGCGGGTCATTTCCGGTCTGATCTACCCGGTGATGCCCGATACCGCCCGGACCATGCAGCGCCACCTCGGGCTGGACCCCGACGCGCCTTTCTACCGGCTGGAGACCCTTTTGCAGTGGCGCTATCTGCCGGCGGGAACCCAGCTGCCCAAGGCGGTCGGACTTTTTCCGCGGATCGAACGCAAGAAGGACGACGCCCCCGGCGACGATGCCGCCGGCGAAGCGGCTGCCGGCGCGCCCCTCAAGCCGGAAATCACCATCGAGGAGTTTGCCAAGGTGGACCTGCGGGTGGGGACGGTCCTGCGGGTGGCGCCGGTGCCCAAGGCCAAGAAGCTGCTCCAGCTTGAAATCGATCTGGGGGAAAAGCGCACCGTCGTGGCCGGCATGGCCGCCAGCTACACGCCGGAGGAGCTGGTGGGCAAACAGGTGGTGGTGGTGGCCAATCTCAAGCCCGTCAAGCTGATGGGCGTGCTCTCCCGCGGCATGCTGCTGGCGGCCGTGGATGACGTCAGGGGGGCGGTCCTGACGGTGGACCGGCCCATGAAGCCCGGCAGCGGGGTGCGATAG
- a CDS encoding PbpA produces MTHTPSWKVYQAQLQRKTRLRRLLRRTRRLWALLPLLLLVVYGLTAGLSGSDSSPLPATPPAPSPRVAPDPPPAPDPSPAPVAKPQSPPAPAPAAQPAEAASAPVLTKADLQVLIDPSRFINLTEAAFPLEMDGRRFTVETSLNPQLQSQLLKRMDREHCRYIAVVAMEPATGRLLAMAGFDKDNPASANPCIETRFPAASIFKIVTAAAAVEKLGFRPGSSLSFNGGKYTLYKSQLKDQQNRYTRYITFRDAFAQSVNPVFGKLGARTLGKDALQQYAEAFGFNRPINFEIPLAPSTVSFSDEPYQWAEIASGFNRQTVISPLHGAMLAATILNGGQMVAPTVVDQISDASGRPLYRQHRQPLNRAISPSTSKIVNTLMEATVLGGTSRKAFKGHQRHRVLSQLNIGGKTGSISNRNNELRFDWFVGFAEEKNGSEKIAISVVVAHEKYIGVRAGQYARLVIERFFGNYFSQAAAAKASG; encoded by the coding sequence ATGACCCACACACCCAGCTGGAAAGTCTATCAGGCCCAATTGCAGCGAAAAACGCGGCTGCGTCGGCTGCTGCGGCGCACCCGGCGCCTCTGGGCCCTTTTGCCGCTGCTGCTGCTGGTGGTTTACGGGCTGACGGCCGGGTTGAGCGGCAGTGACAGCTCGCCGCTGCCCGCGACGCCCCCGGCCCCGTCGCCGAGGGTCGCCCCTGACCCCCCGCCGGCCCCGGACCCGTCCCCGGCGCCCGTCGCAAAGCCGCAAAGCCCCCCTGCGCCGGCGCCTGCGGCCCAACCGGCGGAAGCCGCATCAGCGCCGGTGCTCACCAAGGCGGACCTTCAGGTCCTGATCGACCCCAGCCGCTTCATCAACCTCACCGAGGCCGCCTTTCCCCTGGAAATGGACGGCCGGCGCTTTACTGTTGAAACCAGCCTCAACCCCCAGCTGCAGTCCCAGCTGCTCAAACGCATGGATCGCGAGCACTGCCGCTACATCGCCGTCGTGGCCATGGAGCCCGCCACCGGCAGGCTGCTGGCCATGGCCGGCTTTGACAAGGACAACCCCGCCAGCGCCAACCCCTGCATCGAAACCCGCTTTCCGGCCGCCAGCATCTTCAAGATCGTGACGGCTGCGGCCGCCGTCGAAAAGCTCGGCTTCCGCCCCGGCTCCTCCCTGAGCTTCAACGGTGGCAAGTACACCCTCTACAAGTCCCAGCTCAAGGACCAGCAGAACCGCTACACCCGCTACATCACGTTCCGGGACGCCTTCGCCCAGTCGGTCAACCCGGTCTTCGGCAAGCTCGGCGCGCGCACCCTGGGCAAAGACGCCCTCCAGCAGTATGCTGAGGCCTTCGGCTTCAACCGTCCGATCAATTTCGAAATCCCGCTGGCCCCCAGCACGGTCTCCTTCTCGGACGAACCCTACCAGTGGGCCGAGATTGCCAGCGGGTTCAACCGCCAGACGGTCATCTCGCCGCTGCACGGCGCCATGCTGGCGGCCACGATTTTAAACGGCGGGCAGATGGTGGCCCCCACGGTGGTGGATCAGATCAGCGACGCGAGCGGCCGCCCCCTCTACCGCCAGCACCGCCAGCCGCTCAACCGGGCGATCTCCCCCTCGACCTCCAAGATTGTCAACACCCTCATGGAGGCCACCGTCCTCGGCGGCACCTCGCGCAAGGCGTTCAAAGGCCACCAGCGCCACCGGGTACTCTCCCAGCTCAATATCGGCGGCAAAACCGGCAGCATCAGCAACCGCAACAACGAGTTGCGCTTCGACTGGTTTGTGGGCTTCGCCGAGGAGAAAAACGGCTCCGAGAAAATCGCCATCTCGGTGGTCGTGGCCCACGAAAAATATATCGGCGTCCGCGCCGGCCAGTATGCGCGCCTGGTGATCGAACGCTTTTTCGGGAATTATTTCAGCCAGGCCGCCGCCGCCAAGGCCAGCGGCTGA
- a CDS encoding ABC transporter ATP-binding protein encodes MLEVDDIHVYRDDSYIIQGLSLTVDRGEIVCLLGRNGAGKTTTIRSIAGFNPPARGTVRLDGARISGEPVYANIRRGIGYVPEERRIFSDLTVSENLEVARLPPRSGQAPWPLERLFEVFPLLVKLRDRKGGELSGGEQQMLAVARALAGNPRLLLLDEPCEGLAPVIIEILSDIILSLKEDLAILLAEQNTHFALNIADRGYVIDNGRIQHHGKAAELKRDRTIQERYLAV; translated from the coding sequence ATGCTTGAAGTCGATGACATCCACGTTTACCGGGACGACAGCTACATCATCCAGGGCTTGAGCCTGACGGTCGACCGCGGCGAGATCGTCTGCCTCCTGGGCCGCAACGGCGCCGGCAAGACCACCACCATCCGCAGCATCGCCGGCTTCAACCCCCCCGCCCGCGGCACAGTGCGCCTGGACGGAGCGCGCATCAGCGGGGAGCCGGTCTACGCCAATATCCGCCGCGGCATCGGCTACGTGCCCGAGGAGCGCCGCATTTTCTCGGACCTGACCGTATCGGAAAACCTGGAGGTGGCCCGCCTGCCCCCCCGCAGCGGGCAGGCCCCGTGGCCCCTGGAGCGGCTCTTCGAGGTCTTTCCCCTGCTGGTCAAGCTGCGCGACCGCAAGGGCGGTGAGCTCAGTGGCGGCGAGCAGCAGATGCTGGCCGTGGCCCGGGCCCTGGCCGGCAACCCGCGACTGCTGCTGCTGGACGAACCCTGCGAAGGCCTGGCCCCGGTGATCATCGAAATTTTAAGCGACATCATCCTCAGCCTGAAAGAAGACCTCGCCATTTTGCTGGCCGAGCAAAACACCCATTTCGCGCTCAATATCGCCGACCGCGGCTACGTCATCGATAACGGCCGCATCCAGCACCACGGCAAGGCCGCCGAGCTCAAGCGCGACCGCACGATCCAGGAGCGCTACCTGGCGGTCTGA
- a CDS encoding ABC transporter ATP-binding protein — translation MSAQPLLQVQDLSHHFGKFQVLSRISLEIPAGALTALIGPNGAGKTTFYNLVSGRFAPSEGRVVFDGRDITGLPAHRVAPLGLVRSFQITNIFPALSVLDNVAVPLLLQHRQGWNFWRPLAREKAVYRLAEAQLERVGLAAAAHRPARELAYGDKRLVEMAIVLAREPKLVLLDEPTAGMNPEETDRMIRLIKTLADTSGTTFCLTEHDMKVVFAVASQIVVLHQGQLLAWGPPERIRNDTAVKRAYLGGSLDA, via the coding sequence ATGAGCGCGCAACCACTGCTCCAGGTGCAGGACCTCTCCCACCACTTCGGCAAATTCCAGGTGCTCAGCCGCATCTCGCTGGAAATTCCGGCGGGCGCCCTCACCGCCCTGATCGGTCCCAATGGGGCGGGCAAGACCACCTTCTACAACCTGGTTTCCGGCCGTTTCGCCCCCAGCGAGGGGCGCGTGGTGTTCGACGGCCGGGACATCACCGGGCTGCCGGCCCATCGGGTGGCCCCCCTGGGGCTGGTGCGCTCCTTTCAGATCACCAATATTTTCCCGGCCCTCAGCGTGCTGGACAACGTGGCCGTGCCACTGCTGCTGCAGCACCGCCAGGGGTGGAATTTCTGGCGCCCGCTGGCCCGTGAAAAGGCGGTCTACCGCCTGGCCGAAGCGCAGTTGGAGCGCGTCGGCCTGGCGGCCGCGGCCCACCGCCCGGCGCGTGAGCTGGCCTACGGCGACAAGCGCCTGGTGGAGATGGCGATCGTCCTGGCGCGCGAGCCCAAACTGGTGCTGCTGGACGAGCCCACCGCCGGCATGAACCCCGAGGAGACCGACCGCATGATCCGCCTCATCAAGACCCTGGCGGACACCTCGGGCACCACCTTCTGCCTGACCGAGCACGACATGAAGGTCGTCTTTGCGGTGGCCTCCCAGATCGTCGTCCTCCATCAGGGCCAGCTGCTGGCATGGGGCCCGCCGGAGCGGATCCGCAACGACACCGCCGTCAAACGGGCCTATCTGGGGGGCAGCCTCGATGCTTGA
- a CDS encoding branched-chain amino acid ABC transporter permease gives MPATFPRRGGPLLWACLGLAALILCPFLLPTYWTMVLTEILIMSLFALSFNLLFGAAGLLSFGQGGFFGLGAFAAALYLQAGGGSVWLALFLGSAAAALAALAVGYLCVRRDEIFFAMLTLGFGMMLFTIAHNWRAVTGGSDGLPLFALPPLRLPGAAISLYSPVSLYLFTLAASLLGALLLWQVGRSPFGLILTAVRENKERFAFVGGRVQRVRLLAFVIAGGLAGLAGTLFCFFNSLATPDYLHWTFSAKPALMTILGGSGVFLGPAVGAAVFFLLEQIITQVTESWMIVLGAILIVVVLFFPKGITGLLAARRPRTRSPRP, from the coding sequence ATGCCGGCCACCTTCCCAAGACGCGGCGGCCCCCTTCTGTGGGCCTGCCTCGGCCTCGCGGCCCTGATCCTCTGCCCCTTCCTGCTACCGACCTACTGGACCATGGTGCTGACCGAGATTCTGATCATGAGCCTCTTTGCGCTGAGCTTCAACCTGCTCTTCGGCGCCGCAGGACTGCTCTCATTCGGTCAGGGGGGTTTTTTTGGCCTGGGGGCCTTTGCCGCCGCCCTTTACCTTCAGGCCGGCGGCGGCTCCGTCTGGCTGGCGCTCTTTCTGGGAAGCGCCGCCGCGGCCCTGGCGGCGCTGGCGGTGGGGTATCTCTGCGTCCGGCGCGACGAGATTTTCTTCGCCATGCTGACCCTGGGTTTCGGCATGATGCTCTTTACCATCGCCCACAACTGGCGCGCGGTGACCGGCGGCAGCGACGGCCTGCCGCTCTTCGCGCTGCCGCCCCTGCGGCTGCCGGGGGCCGCCATCAGCCTCTATTCGCCCGTCAGCCTGTACCTCTTCACCCTGGCGGCGAGCCTCCTGGGCGCCCTGCTCCTCTGGCAGGTGGGGCGTTCGCCCTTCGGGCTGATTCTGACGGCCGTGCGGGAAAACAAGGAACGTTTCGCCTTCGTCGGCGGGCGCGTCCAGCGGGTGCGCCTTTTGGCCTTCGTCATTGCCGGCGGGCTGGCCGGGCTGGCCGGCACCCTGTTCTGTTTTTTCAACAGTCTTGCGACCCCCGACTACCTGCACTGGACCTTTTCGGCCAAACCGGCGCTGATGACGATCCTCGGCGGCAGCGGCGTTTTCCTGGGGCCGGCGGTGGGCGCCGCCGTCTTTTTCCTGCTGGAGCAGATCATCACCCAGGTCACCGAAAGCTGGATGATCGTCCTGGGGGCCATCCTGATCGTGGTGGTCCTTTTTTTCCCCAAGGGCATCACCGGGCTTCTGGCAGCGCGCCGGCCCCGCACCCGGAGCCCCCGGCCATGA
- a CDS encoding branched-chain amino acid ABC transporter permease yields METLAINMLNGLSWGMLLFLISMGLTTVFGVLGVLNFAHGALFMLGAYLCMQIMRIVPSFWLGLALGPLLVAALGVVVERFLLRRVYARDVSFQLLLTFAILLVLDDAVRLLWGPAYHVVEAPPLLAGVFPLFGHTYPVYRLFLIVVGPLVGLGLWFFFQFTRWGRIVRAAALDREMAEGIGVRVPLLFTAVFALGAWLAALGGALAAPQQSLAPSMGDRIIIESFIVVVIGGLGSFPGAFVGALFLGLLESFGTVFAGQAQMALPYLLLAVVLLVRPRGFFGREA; encoded by the coding sequence GTGGAAACACTGGCCATAAACATGCTGAACGGCCTGAGCTGGGGGATGCTGCTGTTTCTGATCTCCATGGGGCTCACGACGGTCTTCGGGGTGCTGGGGGTTCTCAACTTCGCCCACGGGGCGCTCTTCATGCTGGGGGCCTATCTCTGCATGCAGATCATGCGGATCGTGCCCAGCTTCTGGCTCGGCCTGGCGCTGGGGCCGCTTCTGGTGGCGGCCCTGGGGGTCGTGGTGGAGCGTTTTCTGCTGCGGCGGGTCTACGCCCGGGACGTGAGCTTCCAGCTCCTGTTGACCTTCGCGATCCTGCTGGTGCTGGACGACGCGGTTCGGCTGCTCTGGGGGCCGGCCTATCACGTGGTCGAGGCGCCGCCGCTGTTGGCCGGGGTTTTTCCGCTCTTCGGCCACACCTACCCGGTCTACCGCCTCTTTCTGATCGTGGTCGGCCCGCTGGTGGGCCTCGGCCTGTGGTTCTTCTTCCAGTTCACCCGCTGGGGCCGGATCGTGCGGGCGGCGGCACTGGACCGTGAAATGGCCGAGGGCATTGGCGTGCGCGTTCCGCTGCTGTTCACCGCCGTCTTCGCCCTGGGGGCCTGGCTGGCGGCCCTGGGCGGGGCGCTCGCAGCGCCCCAGCAAAGCCTGGCGCCTTCCATGGGCGACCGGATCATCATCGAAAGCTTCATCGTGGTGGTCATCGGCGGGCTGGGAAGCTTCCCCGGCGCCTTCGTGGGGGCCCTCTTCCTGGGCCTGCTGGAATCCTTCGGCACCGTTTTCGCCGGCCAGGCCCAGATGGCCCTGCCCTACCTCCTCCTGGCGGTGGTGCTGCTGGTGCGGCCACGCGGCTTTTTTGGGCGCGAGGCGTAG
- a CDS encoding ABC transporter substrate-binding protein: MKRLRGALCAAVLVILAISLPASAAAATAPIKLGFVYIMSGPFATYGQFAKQGAEMAIDEINREGGILGRQLEARFEDSTGKPDVGIRVFRKLVFQEAVDCLIGLDSSGVANAVVPALLQMKTPLIITHAATPDVTGSLCNRYAFRISLNLDQNVKAAALIAAETKADTWTTIGPDYAFGHQSWEYFQKYLKQIKPAVRFLPEAQTAFPPAKTTDFSAYITKLMQAKPQGVLISLWGGNLIDFVRQADQMGFFSGDFEVLMTLGGAVEVLDALRDKMPKGIWVGTRYWFLANDTDRNQRFRNDYYNRYGQYPSYNAHGAYGAVYSYKAAVEKAATVDKEAVITALEGLSLELPVGLITIRAEDHQALTDACWGKTSADPAYPIPILKPLRVFPGAEITPPVTETGCQMTP, translated from the coding sequence ATGAAACGTTTGCGGGGTGCGCTGTGCGCAGCCGTTCTGGTTATCCTGGCGATCAGCCTGCCGGCTTCCGCCGCTGCGGCGACCGCGCCGATTAAGCTCGGTTTCGTCTATATCATGTCGGGACCCTTTGCCACCTACGGTCAATTCGCCAAACAGGGGGCAGAGATGGCCATCGATGAGATCAACCGCGAGGGCGGCATCCTGGGGCGCCAGTTGGAGGCACGCTTCGAGGATTCCACCGGCAAGCCCGATGTGGGCATCCGGGTCTTTCGCAAACTGGTCTTCCAGGAGGCGGTGGACTGCCTGATCGGGCTGGATTCCAGCGGGGTGGCCAATGCGGTCGTACCGGCCCTTTTGCAGATGAAAACGCCGCTGATCATCACCCACGCCGCCACCCCCGATGTTACCGGCAGCCTCTGCAACCGCTACGCCTTCCGCATCTCGCTCAATCTCGACCAGAACGTCAAGGCCGCTGCCCTGATTGCCGCCGAGACCAAGGCCGACACCTGGACCACCATCGGCCCGGACTACGCCTTCGGGCATCAGTCCTGGGAGTACTTTCAAAAATACCTCAAGCAGATCAAGCCCGCGGTGCGTTTTCTGCCCGAGGCCCAGACGGCCTTTCCGCCCGCCAAAACCACTGATTTCAGCGCCTACATCACCAAGCTCATGCAGGCAAAGCCCCAAGGCGTACTGATCTCGCTGTGGGGCGGCAACCTGATCGATTTTGTGCGCCAGGCCGACCAGATGGGATTTTTTAGCGGGGATTTCGAAGTGCTCATGACCCTGGGCGGGGCCGTGGAAGTCCTGGACGCCCTGCGCGACAAGATGCCCAAGGGGATCTGGGTGGGCACCCGCTACTGGTTTCTGGCCAACGATACGGACCGCAACCAGCGCTTTCGAAACGACTACTACAACCGCTACGGCCAGTACCCGTCCTACAACGCCCACGGGGCCTACGGGGCGGTTTACAGCTACAAGGCCGCGGTGGAAAAGGCCGCGACGGTGGACAAGGAGGCCGTGATCACGGCTCTCGAGGGGCTCAGCCTGGAGCTGCCGGTGGGGCTCATAACCATCCGGGCCGAAGACCACCAGGCGCTCACCGACGCCTGCTGGGGCAAGACCTCCGCGGACCCGGCTTATCCGATCCCCATCCTGAAACCCCTGCGGGTTTTCCCGGGGGCGGAGATCACCCCGCCGGTAACCGAAACCGGCTGCCAGATGACGCCCTGA